The genomic DNA TGGGTCATCTTTCACTTGAAATACAGTGACACTCAATCATGACGAATAACTAGCAACAGTTTTTAAATATAGGTATTAGAGTTATGGATTCTACCCACAAACACCGACATGCGTCTAAAGACCAGGCCGCTAAGGTATTGCAAGGTGCCTCTGCAAAAGAAGCTGCGCTTGAGCAAAAACTCACTGAAAAAACCTTACATGGGCACGAAGCCGCTATGGATCATAGGGCGATGGAGCATAGAGGACAACACGCTGGCCATGACACGATTCCCATGGGCATGCCGGGGCATGATCACCACAAGATGATGATTGAAGATTTTAAAAAGCGTTTGTGGATCTGCTTAGTGCTGACCATCCCGATATTGATCTTTTCCCCTATGATCCAAGGATTTATTGGGTATGAGTGGCGGCTGCCTGGCAATGCGTATGTGATTTTCGGACTAGCCTCTGTTGTCTATTTCTGGGGTGGATGGCCTTTCTTGAAAGGCTTTTACAGTGAGGTGAAGGCCAAAGGACCCGGTATGATGACGCTGATCTCCATGGCCATCAGTGTCGCTTATTTTTACAGCTCAGCAACCGTCTTTGGGCTTAAAGGAATGGATTTCTTCTGGGAATTGGCCACGCTGATCGACATTATGTTACTGGGACACTGGCTGGAGATGAAATCTGTACTCGGTGCTTCCAAAGCACTACAACTACTGGTAAGCATGATGCCTGCCGTGGCGCACAAAGTACAAGGAGATCAGGTAGAAGAGGTCAAACTGGAAGACTTGGCCATAGGTGACGTGATCCTGATCAAGCCGGGCGAAAAAGTGCCGGCCGATGGAAGCATTATTGAAGGGGAAAGTTATCTAAATGAATCCATGCTGACGGGCGAATCAAAACCAGTAAAGAAAGGACTTGACAGTAAGGTCATCGGTGGCTCACTCAATGGCAACGGCTCACTTAAGGTAAAGGTAGAGCATACGGGTAAGGACAGTTACCTGACTAAAGTGATTACCCTGGTGCAAGAAGCACAAAAGTCCAAGTCCAAAATGCAGAACCTCTCGGATCGAGCCGCCAAGTGGCTAACTTATGGAGCGCTAGCCATCGGGTTCGGGACACTAGCGGTGTGGGTACTGCTTGGCTTTCCCTTTGTCTATGCGTTAGAACGCATGGTGACTGTGATGGTGATTGCCTGTCCACATGCGTTGGGATTAGCCATCCCTTTGGTCGTAGCCATATCGACGGCGGTCTCTGCACAGAATGGCTTGCTTATAAGAAACAGAACTGCCTTTGAAGAATCCAGAAAGATCTCAGCCTTGCTGTTTGATAAAACAGGGACGTTGACCAAAGGCGAATTTGGCGTAACCCGGATAGAAACCATAGACGATCATTACAGTGCTGATGAACTCCTGCGATTGGTTAGCGCCTTAGAGCAAAGTTCTGAGCATCCGATTGCAGTGGGCGTTGTCAATAAGGCAAAGGAGAAAAACATTACCATCCCCACCCCAGAGAATTTTCAGGCCATTACCGGGAAAGGAGTGAAAGCCCAAGTGGATGGAAAGGAAATAAAAGTAGTCAGCCCGGGCTATCTGAAGGATGAAAAAGTAACTGTCCCGGAAGCCGCTTTTGGGAGTGCAGCCGAAACGGTTGTGTTTGTCTTGATAGATGATAAGCTGATAGGCTACATAGCTTTAGCCGACACAATCAGACCAGAAAGTGCCCGTGCCATTCACGTATTTAAAAAAAATCATATCAAGGTGATGATGGCAACAGGTGATAATGAGGTAGTCGCCAAAGCCGTAAGTAGTGCGTTAGGTTTGGATAATTATTACGCCGAAGTGTTGCCTCATCAAAAAGTAGAGGTGGTTAAAGCGTTACAAGCTAAAGGGGAGTTTGTGGCCATGACTGGCGACGGAGTTAACGACGCGCCTGCCTTGGCGCAAGCTGATGTGGGCATTGCTGTCGGCTCAGGTACGGACGTTGCCGCTGAAACCGCCGACATTATTCTGGTCAACAGCAATCCTCAGGATATTGCCAATCTCATTCTGTTTGGCAAGGCAACTTACAGCAAGATGATTCAGAATTTGATTTGGGCTACCGCCTATAACGCCTTTGCTATTCCGTTGGCCGCCGGTGTTCTTTATAGTACTGGCTTTGTGCTGGGTCCGGCAGTAGGCGCAGTTTTTATGAGCCTGAGCACGATTATAGTAGCCGTCAATGCGCAACTGTTGCGGCGAAAAATCAGTGGTAGTCGATAAAAAGTTACACTGTTGGTCACGTAGTAATTCGGTGAAGAGGGACAATGCCACTCTCAGTGAAGAACAGAACAAGGGTTTTTGTCAAGCAGCGGTGAACCTCACCTGATTTTCTAGATGCACTCTCAGCCAAATATTCTGTAGCAAACAAGTGGGCGACGTGCGTGCTCTTTCTCGTTAACAAAGTAGTGGGCGCGGCGTGGGCATAATTGCCTAAAAACTCACGATAGAAATACAAGCTAGTGGCGGCGATGAGCGCTGGTTTGCGGTCGGATAGCAACTTGCATCGAGAGGATACTTAGACAGGCCTGAAACGGATTTTAGTCAGCATAAACATTCTACTGCGGTACCTGGCTCAGCCTGTGTATCTGGTTGAGGCCCCTTCCAGCTTGAG from Catalinimonas alkaloidigena includes the following:
- a CDS encoding copper-translocating P-type ATPase encodes the protein MEHRGQHAGHDTIPMGMPGHDHHKMMIEDFKKRLWICLVLTIPILIFSPMIQGFIGYEWRLPGNAYVIFGLASVVYFWGGWPFLKGFYSEVKAKGPGMMTLISMAISVAYFYSSATVFGLKGMDFFWELATLIDIMLLGHWLEMKSVLGASKALQLLVSMMPAVAHKVQGDQVEEVKLEDLAIGDVILIKPGEKVPADGSIIEGESYLNESMLTGESKPVKKGLDSKVIGGSLNGNGSLKVKVEHTGKDSYLTKVITLVQEAQKSKSKMQNLSDRAAKWLTYGALAIGFGTLAVWVLLGFPFVYALERMVTVMVIACPHALGLAIPLVVAISTAVSAQNGLLIRNRTAFEESRKISALLFDKTGTLTKGEFGVTRIETIDDHYSADELLRLVSALEQSSEHPIAVGVVNKAKEKNITIPTPENFQAITGKGVKAQVDGKEIKVVSPGYLKDEKVTVPEAAFGSAAETVVFVLIDDKLIGYIALADTIRPESARAIHVFKKNHIKVMMATGDNEVVAKAVSSALGLDNYYAEVLPHQKVEVVKALQAKGEFVAMTGDGVNDAPALAQADVGIAVGSGTDVAAETADIILVNSNPQDIANLILFGKATYSKMIQNLIWATAYNAFAIPLAAGVLYSTGFVLGPAVGAVFMSLSTIIVAVNAQLLRRKISGSR